A part of Papilio machaon chromosome 21, ilPapMach1.1, whole genome shotgun sequence genomic DNA contains:
- the LOC106718573 gene encoding cell cycle checkpoint protein RAD1, protein MDEGTSQYYFTASMESGKILCSLLKAIQFQECAIFCAMTEGLKLTVEEGKCVQASAYVPADNFTEYHVREDVDVMFKISIAVLAECLNIFGSAEESSLKMYYRCEGSPLLLVLQPQSVHNVMTDCEISTQTPDSLLDLRDSDADEVAKLVLKAPAFLALLADLERSCDVFELNLSPEHPNVSIVTYGMQDQSCIDMPKSSDMVVSFSCERAVTLRYQLHHIRLVMKALALSSKVVLRFSSNGLLLLQLKLEKEDQRQMFSEFYIVPLLDD, encoded by the exons ATGGATGAGGGTACATCTCAGTATTATTTCACTGCTTCAATGGAATCTGGAAAAATACTCTGTAGTTTATTGAAAGCAATACAGTTTCAAGag TGTGCAATATTTTGTGCTATGACAGAAGGTTTAAAGTTGACGGTGGAGGAGGGGAAATGTGTCCAGGCTTCAGCTTACGTTCCTGCTGACAACTTTACAGAGTACCATGTTAGAGAAGATGTGGATGTTATGTTTAag atCAGTATTGCTGTGTTAGCTGAGTGTTTGAATATATTTGGTTCAGCGGAGGAATCAAGtttgaaaatgtattacaGATGTGAAGGATCACCATTACTTTTAGT CCTACAACCACAATCGGTTCACAATGTGATGACAGACTGTGAGATATCAACACAGACACCGGATTCTCTGCTAGACTTACGTGATTCAGACGCAGACGAAGTTGCTAAGCTAGTGCTCAAGGCACCGGCTTTCCTCGCCTTGTTGGCTGATTTAGAACGATCCTGCGATGTATTCGAACTCAATCTATCGCCTGAACACCCTAATGTCAGCATTGTTACCTATGGTATGCAG GACCAGTCATGTATCGACATGCCGAAGTCCTCAGACATGGTGGTAAGCTTCAGCTGCGAGCGAGCAGTGACATTGCGCTATCAGCTGCATCACATACGACTTGTTATGAAGGCTCTCGCACTCTCATCCAAg GTAGTTTTAAGATTCAGTAGCAATGGATTATTGCTGCTACAATTGAAGCTTGAGAAAGAAGATCAAAGACAGATGTTCTCCGAGTTCTATATTGTGCCTCTACTTGATGATTGA
- the LOC106718574 gene encoding SH2B adapter protein 1, which produces MAGPSDGEPDGWVEFCERQAKAAAQDFAKACLNYIQTGANDVSNRPNVSQKEFLKKFVECFTEQFDFEFGKLKAQHKLPNGTHTGHDESDYSEDTDSPKTQHKPFFRRLSFKGLRRGKGLFHKQNSDEVELSSNLNKHSKTKLAKIVVECRKEGLVNYLTPESLEQPGGPQKWEKCRLALVKTVGGYMLEFYSPPKAQKPRSGVFCFLISEARETTALEMPDHENTFVLKADNNMEYVIEAADVDDMKSWLATIKYCMRSAPTTQPPPESLAGLPEPAPPDLPPRRDLPPSTSNADLTTDTPEEGELGSIAEEACAGSGRLSLTEWPWFHGTLARSAAAACVLSGGAGAHGCYLVRQSETRRGEYVLTFNFQGRAKHLRMTLSETGQCRVQHLWFPNVHDMLEHFRAHPIPLESGGAADVTLTQYVVCQDHDGRQQLGLSLGSDVRMRRAELEALLVASSAPQDMRAVENKYSFM; this is translated from the exons ATGGCCGGCCCGTCCGACGGCGAGCCCGACGGATGGGTCGAGTTCTGTGAGCGTCAGGCCAAAGCTGCCGCACAGGACTTCGCCAAGGCATGcttaaattacattcaaaCTGGTGCTAATGACGTCTCAAACCGACCTAACGTCTcacaaaaggagtttttaaagaaatttgtcGAATGTTTCACTGAACAATTTGACTTTGAGTTTGGTAAATTGAAAGCGCAACACAAGCTTCCAAACGGTACACATACCGGCCACGATGAAAGTGACTACTCAGAGGACACGGATTCTCCGAAAACACAACACAAGCCCTTTTTCCGACGGTTATCTTTTAAAGGTCTACGGCGTGGTAAAGGTCTATTTCACAAACAGAATTCTGACGAGGTAGAACTGTCGTCtaatttgaataaacataGTAAAACGAAATTGGCCAAAATCGTTGTTGAATGCAGAAAGGAAggtttagttaattatttaacaccaGAGAGTTTAGAACAACCTGGAGGTCCACAGAAGTGGGAGAAATGTAGGTTAGCTTTAGTGAAAACTGTTGGAGGCTACATGTTAGAGTTTTATTCACCACCGAAGGCTCAAAAGCCAAGGAGTggagtgttttgttttttgataTCTGAAGCTCGGGAAACCACAGCTTTGGAGATGCCTGATCATGAGAacacatttgttttaaag gcAGACAACAACATGGAATATGTAATAGAAGCAGCTGATGTGGATGATATGAAGTCCTGGCTGGCCACTATAAAGTACTGCATGCGGTCGGCGCCAACGACACAACCCCCACCTGAGTCGCTGGCAGGGCTGCCGGAGCCGGCACCTCCTGACCTGCCACCACGCCGCGATCTTCCACCCAGCACTAGTAATGCTGATTTAACAACCGACACACCAGAAGAAGGAGAGTTAG GTTCAATAGCGGAAGAAGCGTGTGCGGGTTCGGGGCGACTATCTCTGACGGAGTGGCCGTGGTTCCATGGCACGTTGGCGCGCTCTGCGGCTGCGGCCTGCGTGCTGTCAGGTGGCGCGGGCGCACACGGCTGCTACCTCGTGCGACAGAGCGAGACCAGGCGGGGAGAGTATGTCCTCACTTTTAACTTCCAG GGTCGCGCTAAACACCTCCGCATGACGTTATCTGAGACGGGGCAATGCCGCGTGCAACACCTCTGGTTCCCCAACGTGCACGACATGCTGGAACACTTCCGCGCGCACCCCATCCCGCTAGAGTCTGGCGGCGCCGCTGACGTCACGCTCACACAGTACGTCGTCTGCCAGGACCACGACGGACGTCAACAA CTTGGACTGTCACTTGGTAGTGATGTAAGAATGCGGCGAGCGGAATTGGAGGCTCTACTGGTCGCCAGTAGCGCCCCCCAGGACATGCGGGCGGTGGAGAACAAATACAGCTTCATGTAA